Part of the Vigna unguiculata cultivar IT97K-499-35 chromosome 3, ASM411807v1, whole genome shotgun sequence genome, TTAAGTGGCTGGGATATATCCAAACCTCTCATCTTCCCTTACCCGATCTTATCAAATTTGTCTTATTTGCAAATTTCTCTATCGTCGGAATGAATGTTAGTTTAATGTGGAACTCGGTCGGTTTCTATCAGGTAACATCTGGAATTTACTTTAAGTATCACAATTGAACACTGCCAGTGAAACATATTGGTATTTATAGTATTTCTTTCctatgaaatgaaaatttcagATTGCTAAGCTGAGTATGATTCCGGTGTCTTGTTTCTTGGAAGTTATCTTGGACAACGTACGATATTCAAGGGACACAAAACTTAGCATTTCTCTAGTTCTCTTTGGTGTAGCTGTATGTACTGTCACTGATGTCAGCGTCAATGCCAAGGGTTTCATAGCTGCTGCAGTTGCAGTTTGGAGCACCTCACTGCAGCAGTATGTAAGTAACATAGTACTAACACTATATCAACCCTGAATCTTAATTGAGGCATTGCagtatatcaaaataaaataggtACATCGAGggagtatttttattataaatgttatagataaaaatttattaaacttaGCTTATTGTATATCTAAAACTGACAAAATAGGAAGTCTGCAGAAAATTTTCTTTGTAAAGTTGGGTTCTGATCATGGGTTTGATGCATATTTTGGCAGAATTATGTAACTTATATCAGATCATTCCAATTATAACTCTTACTGCTTTATTGGGCATTCAtgatctataatttttttagctGATATTGCACTTCTGTTTTTTGCAGTATGTGCATTTTCTTCAGCGGAAGTATTCTCTTGGATCGTTTAACTTGTTAGGTCACACTGCACCAGTCCAAGCCGCAAGTTTACTGCTAGTAGGTCCTTTTGTGGACTTTTGGTTGACAAACAAACGAGTTGATGCCTACAACTATGGTTTGACATCCACTGTAAGCTTCTCTTTCCATATGCTACCTAATTACATGTTTTATTGATTCTTGACACATACCTAGTGTTAATCATTATGTTGTGGATCTTATCTCTCTGTTGTTACATGAATGTTTTTTATTCTCTATAGCAATGTTTAGTTCAACCATAATTTTCCAGCACCATAAAAATCTTGTGCACATATCAATTCCAGCTCTCTTCTAGAATGTTTAAGCTGAAAGACATGCTATAGAAACAAGTTGAAAAATCAGGATCCTGCAAACAATACACCACCATACAGTGCCTAAAAAAGACACTGACATGATTGATGTTTTCAATGAAAAACTATGTTGTTTGTTTCTAATTTGTTCCAGATAAACTAGTTCAAAAcgttatttcattaaaattgtttCAACAAGGAACATAGTTGTTGTTTGTTTGCAATTATGTTGAAACAGAAGTAGTACTAAACTAATCTACATCTACTCCATGTCTGTGCAGTTGTTGATCATTATCTCTTGCACCATCGCAGTAGGAACAAACCTGAGCCAGTTCATCTGCATTGGCAGATTCACAGCCGTATCCTTCCAAGTGCTTGGCCACATGAAGACAATTCTGGTACTTGCCTTAGGATTTGTTTTCTTTGGAAAAGAAGGTCTGAATTTACAAGTGATTCTGGGCATGGCCATTGCAATAGCGGGAATGATATGGTATGGCAATGCATCTTCTAAGCCAGAAGGGAAAGAGCGTGTCAGTTTACCTGTTAATTCTACCCCCAAGACACAAGACTATAATGTACTATCAGTATCTTCTGAAACGGATCATTAAACTTAGACACAAGTTTATGTAAATAAAGTGGTGTTACCATTGCATGGTAAAACCAGGTTCCTTTCTGGGTCAGATGATTCATGTTATTGTTTAAAAACTAGTACCAAATTATTTCCCATTTAGTTATAGATTCAGAGTCTATGCTTGCTCTGTGTTAGGATGTTGGGGGAGGacacacaagaaaaaaaattgaagtttttttCGCACCCTGTCTGTGTGTCATGctcaat contains:
- the LOC114176010 gene encoding UDP-rhamnose/UDP-galactose transporter 4-like isoform X2 yields the protein MVYYYAATTLTGLHFATTTLLTLFLKWLGYIQTSHLPLPDLIKFVLFANFSIVGMNVSLMWNSVGFYQIAKLSMIPVSCFLEVILDNVRYSRDTKLSISLVLFGVAVCTVTDVSVNAKGFIAAAVAVWSTSLQQYYVHFLQRKYSLGSFNLLGHTAPVQAASLLLVGPFVDFWLTNKRVDAYNYGLTSTLLIIISCTIAVGTNLSQFICIGRFTAVSFQVLGHMKTILVLALGFVFFGKEGLNLQVILGMAIAIAGMIWYGNASSKPEGKERVSLPVNSTPKTQDYNVLSVSSETDH
- the LOC114176010 gene encoding UDP-rhamnose/UDP-galactose transporter 4-like isoform X1, giving the protein MSSATKGDRKTAIDVASWMFNIVTSVGIILVNKALMATYGFSFATTLTGLHFATTTLLTLFLKWLGYIQTSHLPLPDLIKFVLFANFSIVGMNVSLMWNSVGFYQIAKLSMIPVSCFLEVILDNVRYSRDTKLSISLVLFGVAVCTVTDVSVNAKGFIAAAVAVWSTSLQQYYVHFLQRKYSLGSFNLLGHTAPVQAASLLLVGPFVDFWLTNKRVDAYNYGLTSTLLIIISCTIAVGTNLSQFICIGRFTAVSFQVLGHMKTILVLALGFVFFGKEGLNLQVILGMAIAIAGMIWYGNASSKPEGKERVSLPVNSTPKTQDYNVLSVSSETDH